In Maridesulfovibrio sp., the genomic stretch TGCCGGAAGCTGAAATAAACAGCTTCATACTCTATAAGAGCACCCTCACGCCGGAAGGCCCAATTTATTCCGCAATTGAAAAATACAAATAAAAAAAGGGCGAACTCAATTCGCCCCTTTTTTTCAGATATTCAACTTCACATGATAAAAATTACGCCCACGCTGCACCTTAAGCAGAACTTTGTTGTTCATACGGTAGCGCAGGAATGAATCGAGAAAGTCTTTTTGCGAATTAACACGGTGGTTACCGATCTGGTGAATCTTATCACCGGGGTTAAGTCCAAGTCTTGCCGAAGCGCTGTTCGGACGCACTTTATTGACCAGCATTCCGCTTCCACGCGAATCCTTCTCCAAAGCCATCCCCCAGCTAGTCCATGCCTGAGAACGAATCTCTCGCAATTCAAGAGACTTCGGACGGACAACAACATGTCTGACTTTACCCTCGTGCAAAACTTCAAGATCAACATCTTCACTTCTGGTCTGGACCCGCAGTAAAGCTAGATACCCATCCTTGTCCTCAACCTCGATGCCGTTAATTTTTAGAATCACATCCCCGCGACGCAAACCGGCGTAAGCTGCCGGAGTGTCCTTATGCACATCAGTGACCAGCATGCCGTAAACACGGGAAAGACCGAAGTAACTGGCTGAGCTTTGATCCAGATCCTGACCGTTTACTCCCAGCCAGACCGGGGAAACTTTGCCGGACTCCAGCAGTTCCTTAACAACGCGCTTGGCCCGGTTAATGGGAATGGCAAAGCCTATTCCCTCCGCTCGGGCCTGAATGGCTGTGTTAATCCCGATCAGATCGCCCATTATGTTCAGCAGCGGTCCGCCGCTGTTACCGGGGTTAATAGCCGCATCCGTCTGTATGAAATCGGTATAGGCGCCCTCTTGTGACTTGACCGTGCGTTTGAGCGCGGAAACAACTCCGGTTGTCACAGTATGGGTGTACCCGAAGGGGTTACCGATGGCGATAACCGTCTCACCGATATAAATATCCGAAGAGTCACCCATCGCCACCTGTGGCAGTCTGCCTGCCCCCTTGATCTTAAGTACGGCAAGGTCGAAATCAGCATCGGAACCGACAATCTCCGCGGGAAACTCTTCACCGCTGATAGTCCTGACCTTGATGTCACTACCACCGGCAATCACATGGGCATTGGTCAGCACCAGCCCCCGGCGTCCATTGATGATCACCCCGGACCCTGTGGACTGCGAACGGTATTTACGCTTGCGGGTCTGCAACCTGTCAAAGAGCATATCAAAAGCATCATCCC encodes the following:
- a CDS encoding trypsin-like peptidase domain-containing protein; the encoded protein is MFRISRFVLFILLTIVVSQPAFADMNDSLRVTPVVRAVQKTSPAVVNISVTSIVERGVSPFGELFGDDAFDMLFDRLQTRKRKYRSQSTGSGVIINGRRGLVLTNAHVIAGGSDIKVRTISGEEFPAEIVGSDADFDLAVLKIKGAGRLPQVAMGDSSDIYIGETVIAIGNPFGYTHTVTTGVVSALKRTVKSQEGAYTDFIQTDAAINPGNSGGPLLNIMGDLIGINTAIQARAEGIGFAIPINRAKRVVKELLESGKVSPVWLGVNGQDLDQSSASYFGLSRVYGMLVTDVHKDTPAAYAGLRRGDVILKINGIEVEDKDGYLALLRVQTRSEDVDLEVLHEGKVRHVVVRPKSLELREIRSQAWTSWGMALEKDSRGSGMLVNKVRPNSASARLGLNPGDKIHQIGNHRVNSQKDFLDSFLRYRMNNKVLLKVQRGRNFYHVKLNI